The following nucleotide sequence is from Chloracidobacterium validum.
GAATGCGGAGCCGGTGATGGTGAAGGCTACACGCTCAACATTCCACTTGCCGCCGGGACATCGGCGACGGAGTACCTCCGCGCCTTTGAAGCCGGTCTGACGGCCGTAACCGATCGGTTTCACCCGGATTTCGTCTTGATTTCAGCCGGGTTTGACGCCCATGTGACCGACCCACTTGGGCAGTTGCAGCTTACCGATGCCGACTTCGTCCGTCTGACGCACTTGGTCAAGGCCGTGGCCACAACCTATTGTGCCGGACGGCTAGTCTCGGTGCTCGAAGGCGGTTATAATTTAGCAACACTCCCGCAGACGATTTGTAGCCATGTGGCGGCCCTGGCCGACCAAGGTTGAAAGCTATGAAAAACCGGCGCGACCGTTTACGGATTGGACACTGGCGAACGTCTCGGCGGATAAGCTCGGGCACATCGGGCAACCTTGCGCACGCCGCGGCCCTGACTCGGCTGCGGCAGATCAAGCAACGCTTTGCGCGCTACATCGGCCGCACCTACGGCCACCTTGCCGCCGACTGCGCCGTTTGCCCGACGCCCTGCTGCGCCGACGCGCAGTTTGTCAATGTCAACATTGTCCGGCTGGAAGCGGAAGCCATGCTGGAGACGCTGGGCCGAAGCCAGAAACACGGACCTGGCACAATCCAGGCCGTCATCACCCGCGCCCGGGCCGCCATTACGAAGTACGGACTGACCGAGCATGGCGACACCTTTGCCACAACCTACGCTTGTCCGCTCTTTGAGCCTGGCGTTGGCTGCCTTGTTCACTGGAAAGCCAAACCGGCAGCCTGCATTCAGCATGGGTGCTATGAGCGTTGGGAAGACTTGCCGGAAACCAAAACACAACGGGCCGTCGAGCGGCAGGTAGCGGCGCTTGACGAGGCAGTTCACGGCACACCATCGGTATGGCTGCCCATTCCCTTGTGGCTGGTTCGCCTTGTGGATGACGGGCTGCCAGCGGCTGACATCACCACCTCGACGGACGAGGTGACGGACATTCGCCCAACCTCTTGCTCGGTTGAAACAGCACGCACGCTAAAGTGAGGTAACAAGGCCCCCACCTAACAGTCTGGAAGGTCGTTATGCTAACCATCTGGTGCCCCCAGCACGCCACGCGTTTTCCCTTCAGATCGTCCACTTCGCCAGCTGAGTCGTCTGACGCGCGGTTTGACCCATCTTCAGATGAGCAACTGTGTCCAGGCGGTCACCACCTGCGGCTTGAGGGCATCTATGGCTACTGTCCCACGTGCGAATTGCTCTGGGATGTCCAGCAGGTTGAACATCCTGATGTTTGCCCGTATTGCCAGACGCCAGACATCCAGCGTCGGTTGTGTCCTGCGTGCCAGCGCCTGACATACGTCCCGGTGGCTACGGAAGAGCCGGTGTCAACGTGCGGCGGTTGCAGAACACCGTTTGACAGCGCGGACGCCATCTCACATACCTGCCGTGTATTGCAAACGACCGTACTTACTCAGCGGCAGCAGTGCCCGGCGTGCCAGGACCGAATCCAGTGGTCCAACCATACCGTACCGGCCACAGCCAGCGCAGGCCCCGCCGTCAAGGTTGTCATTAGCCACTCGCCTGCGACAAAGGTGGTGTCCCTTTCCGAGCCCAAAGAAATTGCTCTGGCCGCACCGGTTCGTGCCCGCGAGCTCTATCAGCAGTACTCGTCCAAGCTCATCCGAGTCCATTTTGATTACAATTCACATTGCTTTCTCAAAAACGAACGCGGGCTCTTCTATGCCTACCCCGTGGGCAACCCACCGGCGCACTACCAAGTCATCCCGAGTTGGGGACGCTTTGGCGTGGCAGGTGATTTCATACATTGGTTTTCAGGAATTTTTGACTGTGACCACCCACGCGGGGGAGAAATTTGGGTTCATCTGCCGGCAATAGCCGACGCGGAAGGAAAACTCATCCGCAAAGGACGGCTTGCAATCGACCCTGCGCCAAATCCGTCCAAGGAGTCAAATGCGCCACCACTCGTGAGTTCTCCAGCGCCAGAGCCAGCCCAGACGCCAGTGGAAACCAGCCCGGTCAGACGAATGCCGCCCGTGCGTGTGGCGACGGACGCAAATGTTGTCGTGCTCCCGTTGCCACCGAACGCATCTAAGGTGCCGCACGCCCAATCCTCCTCCAAGTCATCCGCTGCCAAGCGCCTACGTCGGCACCTGTTGCTGTGGCCATTTATCCTGGTGGTCATCCTGATAGTCAGGATACTTCCCTGGAAAGTTTTCTTTGATCCAGCCCACTCGCTGAAGTCGCCCAAGAAGACGGTCACCCAAGTCAGATCTTCGTACCCAAACCAACCTCAAGGTCAGCGTCAAACCGATCAGGAGGCACTCCAGGCTGTGCTGAACGGCTTGGCGCTGACCTTTAGTCAATCAGATCCAGCCAATTACGCAACCTATTTCAACGCCACCCTCAGTCCCTACTATGGGCGCCGGACAGCGACGGTCGAGCAGGTTGTTGGTGATATGCAGTCGCTGACAAACGCTTATGAGGGACTGGTCATGACACTTGGCAACTTCCAGATCCAAGTCAATACCCGCAGCCAGTCGGCAACTGTCATCACCGACCAACGGCTCACCGGCAAACACCGCACAACCGGGGAGGGGCTGGATAGCACGACCCGCATTGCATACCGCTTCGTCAAGCTCAGGGGCTACTGGGTGGTAGCCGGCATGCAAGTAGTAGCGCCGGACACCAGAGCCAGGCCAAAATCAAGGACCTCCAAAGCTACCTCACGGTAGTGAAGGTTGCACCAAGGAAACAAACGGCGTATCGGAAACCGATACGCCGCGCCGCGAAACTGTCTCCCAGGTTATACGTCAAAGTACAGTTGAAACTCGATGGGGTGCGGACGCAAGCGCAGGGCATTCACCTCACGCTTGCGCTTGTACTCGATGTGGCGTGCAATGAGCGCCTCCGTAAACACGCCGCCCTTAAGGAGAAACTCATGGTCGGCCTCGAGCGCGTCAAGCGCGTCTTCCAGCGACGCCGGCAAGTGCGGAATGTGCAGCTTTTCATCGTCACTCATCTCGTAGATGTCTTTCTCAAGTGGCTCGCCAGGATGAATTTTATTCAAAACGCCATCCAGCCCGGCCATCAGCATGGCTGACATCGCAAGATACGGATTACAGCTTGGGTCCGGCGGGCGAAACTCCAGCCGCTTTGCCTTCGGATTCTTTGAAAACATCGGAATCCGAATCGCCGCTGACCGATTGCGCGCCGAATAGGCCAGATTGACCGGTGCTTCATAGCCCGGCACAAGCCGCTTGTAGCTGTTCGTGGTTGGCGCCGCGAAGGCAATGATGGCCGGGGCGTGCTTGAGCAGACCGCCAATGTAGTAGAGCGCCATTTCAGAAAGATCGGCATACTGATCGCCGCCAAAAAGTGGCTGCCCATTCTTCCACAGGGACTGGTGACAATGCATGCCGGAGCCGTTGTCGCCATAGAGGGGCTTTGGCATAAACGTCGCCGACTTGCCATACTGGAGTGCCGTGTTGCGCACGATGTACTTGAACAGCATCAAGTTATCGGCAGTCGTCACCATCGAGGCAAAGCGAAAGTCTATTTCGCACTGTCCGCCGGAGGCGACTTCGTGGTGATGGCATTCGGGCGAAATGCCGACCGCTTCCAGGTTGAGCGCGATTTCGGAGCGCAAGTCTTGCAGGGTGTCAAAGGGTGGAACCGGGACGTACCCTTCCTTGGTGCGAATGCGAAAACCCAGGTTCTCGTCTGGATTATCACTCGTCCAGTTGCCCTCCTCGCTTTCAAAGCGGAAGAAAGCGTGGTGGGGTTCGTTGCGAAAACTGACGTGATCAAAAACAAAGAACTCAGCTTCTGGGCCGAAATAAGCGACATCCGCCACCCCAGTCGAGCGCAGATAATCCTCGGCGCGCTCGGCAACCGACCGTGGGTCATAGACGTAGCCCGTATGGGTTATGGGATCGATGGCGTCGGCAAAGAGGCAGAGCGTCGGTTCTTCAAAGAAGGGGTCAATCCAGAACCGCGATGGGTCCGGCACGAGTAGCATGTCACTTTCACTGATGTTGGCCCAACCCCGAATGCTCGAAGCATCAAAGCCAAAGCCCTCAGTAAAGCTGTCTTCGGTCAACTGGGAGATAGGGAAAGAGATGTGTTGCCACGAACCGGGGAGGTCAGTGAAACGCAGGTCAACGAACTTCACCCCTTCATCGTTGGCGAAGTTCAGTACGGATTTGGGATCCATGTGGATACCTTTCGACGTGAAAGACTTGGGACATTGTTGAACAAGTTGCCGTGGGGGGCGGCACAGGTTCATAAACCTTTTCAGGAATCCTTACACCATAGGTCTAGGCTCGGGGGAGGCATGTCACGTCACGCCGTGCGGTGTGGTTCGAGTTGGGGGGATGGCGTGTGGCCATTGCGTGTATCAGAGGCCAGCGCCGGACGCTCAGGCGGAGCCTCCCGCAACGGATTCGTCCCGATGGGCGATGAGCAGAACGCGACGTCAAAAATATGCGCGCCAAAGGCTTCGGTGATGCCCTCACAAACTTTGATAGCGCGCACGCTGTTGCCCCGTTCATCGAGCGGAGGTGAAAAGACGCCAATCCCAAACCGACCGGGCACCACGGCCAGCATGCCGCCTCCGACGCCACTCTTGGCCGGCAGCCCAATGCGATAGGCCCACTCCCCAGCATAGTCATACAGACCACAGGTAAACATCACACTGAGAATGTCGCGGACGTACTCCGCTGGAATGGCCCGTTTGCCAGTCAACGGATTGACGCCGTGGTTGGCGAGCGTAGCCCCCATCACGGCCAGGTCACGACAGGACACCATCAAGGAACACTGCTGGAAATACAAATCAAGCGCTTCATCCACGTTGCCGTCAATCATGCCGAAGTTGAGCATGAGGTGGGCAATGGCGCGGTTGCGGTGGCCAGTCGTGCGCTCGGACATAAACACCGACATATCGGCCAGGATACCGTGCCCGGTGTAACGCTGAAACAGGTCCAGAATGCGGTTGAGCTTGTCGGTCGGGTCGGTTCCCTTGATGATGCTCGTCATGGCAATCGCGCCGGCATTGACCAGCGGATTGTGCGGACGCTTTGAACGCTCATCAAGCTTGATGATCGAGTTGAAAGCGTCGCCGGTCGGCTCAACCCCAACCCGCGTCCGAACGTATTCGCGGCCGTGGTCTTCCAGGGCCAGTCCATAGACAAAGGGCTTTGAGATGGACTGAATGGTAAACAGATAGTCATAGTCCCCGACCTCGAAGACCTGCCCATCCGCAGTGGCAATGCAGATCCCGAACAAGTCCGGCGACACCTTGGCCAACTGCGGAATGTAGTCGGCAACTTTTCCGTCCGTGAGCGGTTTGTACTTGAGATGCAAATCATTCAGAACCGAGAGGATACGCAACTGCTCCGCGCTCTGACGAACCGATACGGCCCCGGCCGAAACGTTGACTTGAAGGCTCATACATCACTCCCAATGGTAAAAAAGGCCTACCTTGGTCAAACGATGGGCGGTGGTTAGCTCACAAAGCCGGCAGGCTTCTGAAAAAACCAGCGTGCTTGCGCGGCATCCACGGTTTCTGGTGGGTGAGGCTATTCTACGTATCATTCCAGCCACGCTGTGCGTTCCTACCGGAACCGCCATGCGATGTCAAATAGCACCAAACCTGCCTCACCCCCTTGAGGACGTGCCTGAAAAGTCAGATGTGACGGGTTGTCAGGATGGGGCTGGCAGGAGCGTTCGCAAACCATCACAAGCCAGCCGCAACCCGCCTTTTATTTGGTCGCTAGCTGGTTATTTGGCGCTAGCTGGGGGCGTTTACGGTGTGTCTGGTTTTCGCTCCTGCAGTAGTTTGGCCAGATACGCTTGGATTTCGTCGGCTGATAAACCCTTCAGCCTTTCCTCTGGGGCTAACCCCTTGAGTCGCTCCTCGGTGGGAATGTCCCTGAGTCGCTCCTCGGTAGGAATCTGCTCGAGCAGTTTCTCCATCGGGAGCGCCTTGAGCAACTCTTCGTCCGGTAGCCCTTTGAGGCGTTCCTCCACAGGAATATCCCTGAGCAGTTCCTCAATCGGAATCTCCCGCAAGATTAACTCCCGCCGGAGTTTCCGAATGAACTCCGGCATCGTCTCCGCCACAAACTCTTCCACCGTGTACGGCATCGCCAATCCCTCCGACTGATAGTACAACCACAACCGATCTAGTACCGAACTGGTATCCGACCGCTTCAGATGAAAACACCGGGCAGCGCGACGGACCTTGTCCGCTACCCCGCTGAACATCCCCCACAGCGCATTCTCCGGCGTGTCCCGAATCTCGCTCAACACAATCACCCGGATGCCAAGCGTCCCAAAGCCCAGATGGTAAACCCCTGGTTTGGTCGCATCAATCCGTTCCAACTTGACTTGACCATCGAGCTTTTCGGGAAAGCGGGTACAGACGGCATAGAGCGCCAGTGCCGACTTGGGCAGCCAAGTATTCGTTGAAGAAACCTGCTTGCGGTAGTTGACGGCATGACCAACGAACTCTTCGATGGCATCGTCGTCGAGCGCCTCGCGCAATGACTTGTACGTGATGAGGTTGTGGTCGGCGAGGTGGTCGAGACCGTCAGGGAGTGGGACGTGGATGTCACCAGGGGCTTTGCGGACGACCACGACATCGAGGAGTTGCTGACGCAGGGAGAGGTCTTTTTCCAACTCGACGATGAAGGGAAGGTCGGAAAAGAAGTCGGCCAGCGCAACGCCGAACAGCCGATGCCACCTGAGATTGCTCATAAGCGATTTACACTCCCTTGCCGGGAAGCCTTCATGCCTTTAGTGACCTTTGTGGTCAGCCAAGTGCGTGGCGTGGTGGTGATGAGAACGGCTCGCAGGCTTAGTAAGTATTCATAACAGGCGCACCATGCCACCATCCATTCACAACCCACCCGTTGACTTGCCAGACATACCTTGCCCGGCACGCTGCCTTCGCCTATTGTCGCAGGTGGTCGTCGTCCGTTCTATGCCGCGCGTGCTGGGCGCAAGTGTTTGGGCCGATGCCGTTTGAACGGGAAGCCGCGGCGAACTCGCGCCCGCGCCCGGTGCTATGTGCGCTGAGCTACGGCGCGACGCTAGGTTGCCCACCTGTCTATGCAGGTTCAAACGACGCGCCACGACGGCGGTGGTGGTTGGCGACGACCGCCTTCTCCTGTGCCGCGGCGGCTTTCGCGCCGCGTGGTTGGTTCTGCTCCATGCTCCTTGTGATTGATGTTGGCAACACGAATACGACGCTGGGGGTCTATGCCGGCAGCAACTTGGTTGCGCACTGGCGGCTTACCACGGAACGGGAACGCACCGTGGATGAGTACGGCATCTTGTGTCGCAACCTGTTTACGTTCTCGCAACTCGACCCGCGTGACATCGAGGGCATTGCCATCGCTTCGGTTGTGCCACCGCTGAACTTCACCTTTTTCCGCATGGCCCAGACCTACTTTGGACGCGAGCCGTTTTTTGTCAAACCGACCGAAAACGTTGGGATGCCGATTCGCTATGACGCGCCGCAGGATGTCGGCGCAGACCGGATCGTGAACGCGGTCGCGGCCTACGCGCGCTACGGCGGGCCATGCGTCGTGGTGGACTTCGGAACGGCAACGACCTTTGACGCCATTTCCGAAGATGGGGCGTACTTGGGTGGCGTCATCGCGCCGGGGATTGTTATTTCTGCTGAGGCGTTGTTCCAGCGAGCGGCGCGCCTGCCCAGGGTGAGCATCGCCCATCCGGCACAGGTTGTCGGTCGCTCGACGATTGGTAGCATTCAATCTGGACTCTATTTCGGTTATATCGGTCTCGTAGAAGGTATCCTCCAGCGCATGCAGTCCGAGATGGGCAACTTGCAGGCGGTCATCGCCACCGGCGGACTGTCCCGGCTCATCGGCAAGGGATCGCCGCTGATTACTGAGATTGATGAAAACCTCACGCTGGAAGGCTTGCGCCTGATTTACCAACGGGCGACCCAGGCGTAAGCTGCCGCGCGCCGGTTGTTCCGCAAAGCCGCTGCCTGGTGGTTGCTTATGTCGCCGACCTCTTCGCCAGTTCGTATCCTTTTGACCGGTGGCACGCTCGACAAGGTCTATGACGAGCGAACCGGCAATCTGGTCTTTTCCAGGACGCACCTGTTCGACATGCTCGACCAGGCGCGATGCTATCTGGTGAACATCACAATCGAGCCGGTGATGCTCAAGGATAGCCTCGATATGACCGAGGCCGACCGCGCGGCCATTCGCGCCGCCGCGCAGCGGTCGCCTGAAACCCGCCTCCTCATCACGCATGGCACGGATACCATGACCGAAACCGCCCATGACCTGGCCAACCACGTGACCGACAAGACGGTGGTGTTCGTCGGCGCGATGATTCCGTACTCGTTTGGCGGCTCGGACGCCCTGTTCAACCTTGGCTTTGCGTTGGCATCCGCCCGGGTCCTACCGCCCGGCGTTTACGTTGCGATGAACGGCACGGTTTTTGACTGGCACAACGTGCGCAAAAACCGGGAGCGCGGCCGCTTTGAACCGCTTCACCCATGAAGCGCATCCACCACCCTGACTGGCGACAGTCGCGTGTCACGGGAACCGTTCTCGGCTATAAACACCCTTTCGCGCTGGCTTACCAAGTCGGCGCTACCTTTGGGCGACTTCACCGCACCTGTCCATGACTGCTTCCACCCAAACGACGGCCCTCGTGTCGTCGCGGCCGGACTCCCAAACCACCAGCCCAACCGTCCAACCCCTACCAACGCCTTGGCAACGCTTGCTGGGCTTCTGTGCGCCCTACTGGACGAGCTTTTTGCTTGGCGGACTGCTCATTCTGGCCAGCGCCTACGTGAACCTGCTGTCGCCGCAGGTCATTCGGACGGCCGTGGACGACCTCCGAACCGGCGTCACGCAGCAGAAGGTAGCCCGCTATGCGTTACTCGTGATTGGCATCGCGGCCGTTCGCGGGCTGTTTTTGTTTTGGCAACGGCGCATTCTCATCAATCGCTCACGCGACATCGAATACGACCTCCGCAACGCTTTTTACGCCCACCTGCAACGGCAGCCGCCGGCCTTCTTCCACCGACAACGGATCGGCGATCTGATGTCACGCGCCACGAACGACATCGGCGCGGTGCGCATGCTGATCGGGCCGGCGGTGCTCTACGGACTCAACACGCTGTTCACCGTCGCGCTGGTTCTGCCGGCCATGGTGGCCGTCAATGCAACGCTCACGGCGTTTGCGCTCATCACCTTGCCACTGGCGGCGGCGGCCACGAAGTATTTCGGCGCGCGCATTCACGAGCGTTCGGAGGAGATTCAGGCATACTTTGGGCTGGTCACGGCCAAGGCGCAGGAGAACTTTTCTGGCGTGCGCGTCGTGCGCGCCTTTGCCCAGGAAGCGGCTGAAGAAGCCGCCTTT
It contains:
- the glnA gene encoding type I glutamate--ammonia ligase, translating into MDPKSVLNFANDEGVKFVDLRFTDLPGSWQHISFPISQLTEDSFTEGFGFDASSIRGWANISESDMLLVPDPSRFWIDPFFEEPTLCLFADAIDPITHTGYVYDPRSVAERAEDYLRSTGVADVAYFGPEAEFFVFDHVSFRNEPHHAFFRFESEEGNWTSDNPDENLGFRIRTKEGYVPVPPFDTLQDLRSEIALNLEAVGISPECHHHEVASGGQCEIDFRFASMVTTADNLMLFKYIVRNTALQYGKSATFMPKPLYGDNGSGMHCHQSLWKNGQPLFGGDQYADLSEMALYYIGGLLKHAPAIIAFAAPTTNSYKRLVPGYEAPVNLAYSARNRSAAIRIPMFSKNPKAKRLEFRPPDPSCNPYLAMSAMLMAGLDGVLNKIHPGEPLEKDIYEMSDDEKLHIPHLPASLEDALDALEADHEFLLKGGVFTEALIARHIEYKRKREVNALRLRPHPIEFQLYFDV
- a CDS encoding type III pantothenate kinase, with protein sequence MPFEREAAANSRPRPVLCALSYGATLGCPPVYAGSNDAPRRRWWLATTAFSCAAAAFAPRGWFCSMLLVIDVGNTNTTLGVYAGSNLVAHWRLTTERERTVDEYGILCRNLFTFSQLDPRDIEGIAIASVVPPLNFTFFRMAQTYFGREPFFVKPTENVGMPIRYDAPQDVGADRIVNAVAAYARYGGPCVVVDFGTATTFDAISEDGAYLGGVIAPGIVISAEALFQRAARLPRVSIAHPAQVVGRSTIGSIQSGLYFGYIGLVEGILQRMQSEMGNLQAVIATGGLSRLIGKGSPLITEIDENLTLEGLRLIYQRATQA
- the glsA gene encoding glutaminase A produces the protein MSLQVNVSAGAVSVRQSAEQLRILSVLNDLHLKYKPLTDGKVADYIPQLAKVSPDLFGICIATADGQVFEVGDYDYLFTIQSISKPFVYGLALEDHGREYVRTRVGVEPTGDAFNSIIKLDERSKRPHNPLVNAGAIAMTSIIKGTDPTDKLNRILDLFQRYTGHGILADMSVFMSERTTGHRNRAIAHLMLNFGMIDGNVDEALDLYFQQCSLMVSCRDLAVMGATLANHGVNPLTGKRAIPAEYVRDILSVMFTCGLYDYAGEWAYRIGLPAKSGVGGGMLAVVPGRFGIGVFSPPLDERGNSVRAIKVCEGITEAFGAHIFDVAFCSSPIGTNPLREAPPERPALASDTRNGHTPSPQLEPHRTA
- a CDS encoding asparaginase domain-containing protein, which codes for MSPTSSPVRILLTGGTLDKVYDERTGNLVFSRTHLFDMLDQARCYLVNITIEPVMLKDSLDMTEADRAAIRAAAQRSPETRLLITHGTDTMTETAHDLANHVTDKTVVFVGAMIPYSFGGSDALFNLGFALASARVLPPGVYVAMNGTVFDWHNVRKNRERGRFEPLHP